A single window of Deltaproteobacteria bacterium GWC2_65_14 DNA harbors:
- a CDS encoding 4-hydroxy-tetrahydrodipicolinate reductase, with the protein MAKVVVCGAMGRMGKAILSVLAGSPRVFSLAAAVETPGHPMLGRDAFEAAGAGKAGIPVTADFPGAIAGADVAIDFTHPASSVGHAREAASAGKPIVIGTTGLSPEQTGEIREAAKWIACVLSPNMSVGVNLMFQVAADVARTLGEEFDVEIVEVHHRFKKDSPSGTAVRLADAVAGALGREMREAGVYGRQGIVGERTKREIGVLAVRAGDVVGEHTVIFGGIGERFEITHRAHSRDTFARGAVRAAGWVLGRPAGLYDMKSVLGL; encoded by the coding sequence ATGGCGAAGGTCGTGGTGTGCGGCGCGATGGGGAGGATGGGGAAGGCGATCCTCTCGGTGCTCGCGGGCAGCCCCCGCGTGTTCTCCCTCGCGGCCGCGGTGGAAACGCCGGGGCACCCGATGCTCGGACGGGACGCCTTCGAGGCCGCGGGGGCGGGGAAGGCCGGGATCCCGGTGACGGCGGATTTTCCCGGGGCGATCGCCGGCGCGGACGTGGCGATCGATTTCACCCATCCCGCCTCCTCCGTCGGCCACGCGCGGGAGGCGGCCTCCGCGGGGAAGCCGATCGTCATCGGGACCACGGGGCTCTCGCCGGAGCAGACCGGGGAGATCCGGGAGGCGGCGAAGTGGATCGCCTGCGTCCTCTCCCCGAACATGAGCGTCGGGGTGAACCTGATGTTCCAGGTGGCGGCGGACGTCGCGCGGACCCTCGGAGAGGAGTTCGACGTGGAGATCGTCGAGGTCCATCACCGCTTCAAGAAGGACTCCCCCTCCGGCACGGCGGTGAGGCTGGCCGACGCGGTGGCAGGCGCACTGGGGCGCGAGATGCGGGAGGCGGGCGTCTACGGCCGGCAGGGGATCGTGGGGGAGCGCACGAAGCGGGAGATCGGGGTCCTCGCGGTCCGGGCGGGAGACGTCGTGGGGGAGCACACGGTGATCTTCGGCGGGATCGGGGAGCGCTTCGAGATCACCCACCGTGCGCACAGCCGGGACACCTTCGCGAGAGGGGCGGTCCGTGCAGCCGGCTGGGTACTCGGCAGGCCCGCCGGCCTCTATGACATGAAATCGGTGCTGGGGCTGTAA